A genome region from Pirellulales bacterium includes the following:
- a CDS encoding alginate lyase family protein has translation MFMRRVIVACVVVCLACAAPVRAWAEAGGAARTFIINLDYLDQSKAQYQAGDAKTVATVNALIGRANTVMNWGPWSVLDDGLMPPSGDPHDYLSYGSYWWPNPDTPDGLPWIARDGYINPANDGDLRSLGQFSQAAESLGLAYYMTGDERYSTALARDLRTWFLDPATRMNPVQKYGLIIPGISDKSFDTAGFRNTMRTIFDSAGILEMSPNWSASDKTALQQWAHDFATFIDNSDEGQAQFEDPANHGTNFDVNKAILNLYSGDLGKAHEAIQYYLDQRMPGQFAANGEQIFEMGRANNFLYHRYHLGVVFDLAQMATNYFPDLDVWNHVTPDGASLQSAVQFMLPYFTGELEWPYFEPGNEFPRDDDLYYWQVMVVAAVGMHDPDLYRLAEQHRSKIYIYDSRMLTHPASAVPEPATVATTAMALVSLATGYALRRRRLLRRTS, from the coding sequence ATGTTCATGCGCCGTGTCATTGTCGCGTGCGTCGTTGTCTGCTTGGCTTGCGCTGCGCCAGTGCGCGCCTGGGCGGAAGCCGGTGGCGCGGCACGCACGTTCATCATCAATCTTGACTACCTGGATCAAAGCAAGGCTCAATACCAGGCCGGCGACGCCAAAACGGTGGCGACCGTCAACGCCTTGATCGGCCGAGCGAATACGGTGATGAACTGGGGACCCTGGTCGGTGCTGGACGACGGACTGATGCCGCCGAGCGGCGATCCACATGATTACTTGAGCTATGGCAGTTATTGGTGGCCCAACCCCGATACTCCCGATGGATTGCCTTGGATTGCGCGAGATGGCTACATCAATCCCGCCAACGATGGCGACTTGCGATCGCTGGGCCAGTTCTCCCAGGCCGCCGAAAGCTTGGGATTGGCGTACTACATGACCGGCGACGAGCGCTACTCCACCGCCCTGGCGCGTGACTTGAGAACCTGGTTTCTCGATCCAGCCACGCGCATGAATCCCGTGCAGAAGTACGGGCTGATCATTCCCGGCATCTCCGACAAATCGTTCGATACGGCCGGTTTTCGCAACACAATGCGGACCATATTTGACTCCGCCGGCATCTTGGAGATGTCGCCCAACTGGAGCGCGAGCGACAAGACGGCGCTGCAACAATGGGCCCACGACTTCGCCACCTTCATCGACAACAGCGACGAGGGGCAGGCGCAGTTCGAAGATCCCGCCAATCACGGCACCAACTTCGATGTCAACAAGGCAATCTTGAATTTGTACAGCGGCGATCTGGGCAAGGCGCATGAGGCAATTCAATACTATCTTGATCAACGCATGCCCGGCCAGTTCGCGGCCAACGGCGAACAAATCTTCGAAATGGGTCGCGCCAACAATTTTCTGTACCATCGTTACCATCTCGGCGTGGTGTTCGACTTGGCGCAGATGGCTACGAACTATTTTCCAGACTTGGATGTTTGGAATCACGTAACGCCCGACGGCGCCAGCTTGCAATCCGCAGTCCAATTTATGTTGCCGTACTTCACCGGCGAATTGGAGTGGCCGTACTTCGAGCCAGGCAACGAGTTTCCGCGCGACGACGATTTGTATTACTGGCAAGTGATGGTGGTGGCCGCGGTCGGAATGCATGATCCGGACCTGTACCGCCTGGCCGAACAGCATCGCTCCAAGATTTATATCTACGATTCTCGGATGTTGACGCACCCTGCTTCGGCAGTCCCAGAACCGGCGACAGTTGCCACCACTGCAATGGCGTTGGTATCGCTAGCCACAGGATATGCCTTGCGGCGGCGCAGATTATTGCGAAGGACAAGTTGA
- a CDS encoding class I SAM-dependent methyltransferase encodes MTDELAMATPGQSAAQLSSAPVSEYFDRLSADYHLQYRDSRKFRQRRERFAELLRRYAGWSLSALDFGCGAGNLTPLLAEISDNVVAVDASAEMRAMASQRLAHLANTRVKELDKLEGSAFDLVLCSSVIEYVKADAELLRQFAGWMRPGGLLLITLPNRFGVAQNVARWLPSQTETCRLQQRLYRRSQAVELLGRHFDVLESSASIGLPLARNLGMGELIICAARRRRESSSIG; translated from the coding sequence ATGACCGACGAACTTGCAATGGCAACACCGGGGCAATCAGCCGCCCAACTCAGCTCAGCGCCAGTTAGCGAGTATTTTGATCGGCTTTCGGCCGATTATCACTTGCAGTATCGAGATTCGCGAAAGTTTCGGCAGCGGCGAGAGCGTTTTGCCGAACTGCTGCGGCGCTATGCAGGCTGGTCTTTGTCCGCTCTCGATTTCGGCTGTGGGGCCGGCAACTTAACACCGCTATTGGCGGAAATCTCCGACAATGTTGTCGCGGTGGACGCATCGGCCGAAATGCGCGCCATGGCCAGTCAGAGACTAGCCCACCTGGCAAATACGCGTGTCAAGGAATTGGATAAGCTGGAGGGGAGCGCATTCGACCTCGTGCTGTGCTCGAGTGTCATCGAGTATGTCAAAGCGGATGCCGAACTGCTGCGGCAATTCGCTGGTTGGATGCGACCCGGCGGGCTGCTGCTGATTACGCTGCCCAACCGGTTTGGCGTGGCACAGAATGTCGCACGCTGGTTGCCTAGCCAAACTGAGACTTGCCGACTTCAGCAGCGCCTTTATCGACGGTCGCAGGCCGTAGAATTATTGGGGCGTCACTTCGACGTCTTGGAATCGAGCGCGTCCATCGGGCTGCCACTGGCCCGTAACCTCGGCATGGGAGAGTTGATCATCTGCGCGGCCAGACGGCGGCGCGAGTCATCTTCCATTGGATAG